From Micropterus dolomieu isolate WLL.071019.BEF.003 ecotype Adirondacks unplaced genomic scaffold, ASM2129224v1 contig_11943, whole genome shotgun sequence:
TGTATTAGtctaacatgttatattttgtattagtctaacatgttatattttatattagtcttacatgtaatatttcattagtcgaatatgtaatattttatattagtttaacatgtaatattttatattagtctaacatgttatattttatattagtcttacatgtaatatttcattagtcgaatatgtaatattttatattagtttaacatgtaatattttatattagtctaacatgttatattttatattagtcttacatgtaatatttcattagtcgaatatgtaatattttatattagtttaacatgtaatattttatattagtctaacatgttatattttatattagtcttacatgtaatatttcattagtcgaatatgtaatattttatattagtttaacatgtaatattttatattagtctaacatgttatattttatattagtcttacatgtaatatttcattagtcgaatatgtaatattttatattagtttaacatgtaatattttatattagtctaacatgttatattttatattagtcttacatgtaatatttcattagtcgaatatgtaatattttatattagtttaacatgtaatattttatattagtctaacatgttatattttatattagtcttacatgtaatatttcattagtcgaatatgtaatattttatattagtttaacatgtaatattttatattagtctaacatgttatattttatattagtcttacatgtaatatttcattagtcgaatatgtaatattttatattagtttaacatgtaatattttatattagtctaacatgttatattttacatgtaatatgttatattttatgttagTATATTGTGCTTGTTTATAATACAGCATGACATTAACGTGTTGTTGTTATCGACCACTGGAAGGCGGCAGATCTGCTCACAGAAGTCAGAAACCTGCAAAGGGACAAATGGTGAGAAACCAGAACGAACCAATCACAGGCCGGTCTGCAGCGACAGCTCACAGTCTTCTTCTCTGTTGATGTTCAGGCTGCTGGAGGAGCACCTGCAGGCGTGGCGGCTCGCCGTCCAATCAGAGCAGGGCATCCTGGAGGACAGATGCTCTGAGATGGAGGTCACCATGGACAAGCTGAGAGAGCACAACCTGAGTCTGCAGGGCGTGCTCACACAGGTAAACCCCGTGTATCTGTCCACGGGTGTAGTTATTCATTTCCAACGTTCCTGATCCAAAATCAGAAGGAAACTGATTTAAACTGCTGCATGTTCAGGTTTCAGTTGCAGCCAATTTGAAGTTGCTTGTTAGTGAAATGCACCATAGGAGTTGACTTCTCTCCTTTGACCAGGCTCTGAACAGGATGGAGGCTCAACAACACGCCAACAACACGCCACGAGGCGTCGACTCGGAGACAAACACAgacgaggaggaagaagaagtgcTGCTGAATGTTCAGGTTTCAGCTTCAGTGAAAATAAAGCTCTGACTGGCTGGCTGTTGGTGAAATGCACCATGGGAGTTGTAGTTGACTTCTCTTCTTTGACCAGTTCTTTTCTAACACAGATGGAGGCTCAACAACACGCCAACAACGCGCCACAAAGCGTagaggaagacgaggaggaagaAGTGCTGCTGAAGACAGAGGATGAGTGGAGTGAGGACAAAGAAAAAACTCCATCTCCCACAATACATCTGGACACACCTGTGTCATATGACACCCACTGTGAAGAGGAGGACGCTGCAGGTGACAGGTTTCTCTGTCATCCAGTAGGACAACAGGATGAACCAGAGGAGGCGGAGCCACAGGAAGAgaacacctgtctgtctgaagaagaagagaagcatTATGGGACGTGTAGTCCAGAGGAGCTGCTGCAGGAGACTGTTGAGAGACTGAAGCTTGtgatggagacagacaggtggagagagagacagacaggtgagtcacTAAGGTGAAACCAAACTATAGGCTCGTATTGATCcagtttacatttactcatttggcagacgcttttatccaaagcgactaacatttgaggaacaacatccaagcatcaacgaggcatcaaatacagcacaagaactgacaatacatactggcaagagcagcaataaatactactGAGAGCTAATAGCATGTACTGCATCAAtcgggtaaatacctagggttAATGAAATAGGTCAATCAATAAAAGATAATTATAAGGacacagaagaagagcacaggaagtgcatgttagaggttagagcTGCTGCGTTCTGGACCACTTGTAGGGATTTCACCGGTGAGCTGGTAGACCCACTAGGTGGGcagagagataaccatggcctggaccagaagctgggtggcgtactgagtgaggtagggtcTGATTTTCCTGATGTTGTacagagcaaagcggcacgaccgagagacagtagcaacatggtctgaaaaggacagctggtcatcaatcatcacacccaagtttctcaccaccctggttggagtgatggttgcggagtcaatttgtagttagagaggtttagttgaaggtggcgagCCTTCATCCATACAGATATGtccgatagacagtccgtgatccgcgccgagacagtgggatcgtctggcaggaaggataggtagagttgcgtatcgtccgcgtagcagtggtaagagaagccgtgcgagcgaatgatcggccccggtgaggtggtgtaaattgagaagagaaggggcccaagcactgagccttggggccccCCTGTGATCACGTATTAGTAAATCTTAGGTCCGAGGCCGACTCcataaaataatcacatttccATTTCTGTGTCCAGGTGAGAGGAAGAGGGCGGAGCTTCTGGAGGCTGCGGGCCAGGTGGGAGACTCAATACACCACCTGGTGGACGCTGTGAGAACAAACACATGACCAGGTGACTCAGGTTATAAAAGTTGTTTATTCAACGTATCAATATTTAAAGTTATAAAACGTTGTGACACCAACAACGCGACATATTAACACCAGTACCTGAAGAAACAGCACCTCACCTGTCGGACACAAGCTGCAGGTGTGTTTAGTGTTTAGAAAGACGCCAACATTAGAATAAAATCACATCAGTTCCAACTTTCAGCTTCCATTTGTGTGCACACTTTGTTTAATTAGCATGATTCTTAACTACATTTTCATACCAAATTAAAATTTCGAGTTCACGTTTTATTTCAATGAGATGAGATTTCATgtgtaacaaaatgtttttcttttcatgctgcaggacaaacatttaatgatttatattttcatgatttctgacaaaaaaaaaagcttcactCCTGCAATGAGTTTTATTTCCATCATGgatgaaaaactgaaaataaaacccTGTTTGTTTGAAAATCTGTAGTTATTGACCAAATGTTTTTATGCACCAGGAAAGAAGACTGATTAAACTGTATCTGCACACAAACGTCAAATGACTTTCAGAACGATCagatttcattttaacattgaCATCAGCTGACTTCCACAGGACGTCCAGCAGCCTCGTTTATAAACCTCGTTACTCATCAATTAAACTGATTAGTCTTTATTCAGATCCATCAGGTTAACGAGCTAATGCTGATGTTCAACTTCCTGATTTCTGTACTGACAAGTGTCTCTTCATAAAGTTCATAAATGAGGCTGCTACCTGTCCAGGTGTCCTTCTACCTGTCCAGGTGTCCTGCAACCTGTCCAGGAGTCCTGCAACCTGTCCAGGCGTCCTGCAACCTGTCCAGGCGTCCTGCTACCTGTCCAGGAGTCCTGCAACCTGTCCAGGAGTCCTGCAACCTGTCCAGGTGTCCTGCTACCTGTCCAGGAGTCCTGCTACCTGTCCAGGAGTCTTGCTGCTTGGACAGGCGTCCTGCTACCTGTCCAGGAGTCCTGCTGCTTGGACAGGCGTCTTGCTACCTGTCCAGGCATCCTGCTACCTGTCCAGGCATCTTGCTACCTGTCCAGGAGTCCTGCTGCCTGTCCAGGAGTCTTGCTGCTTGGACAGGCGTCCTGCTACCTGTCCAGGCATCCTGCTACCTGTCCAGGAGTCCTGCTGCCTGTCCAGGAGTCTTGCTGCTTGGACAGGCGTCCTGCTACCTGTCCAGGAGTCCTGCTACCTTCGCCCCCTCTCGCAGCCCCGCCCCCTCCTGGCTTTCCCCCGGCGGGGTGCAGGAGGGTGAGGCGGGCCTGGAGAGCCAGGGACTTTCCTGCTGAGTCCTGCCCGTCGCAGGCCTTCTCTCCTGGGCTGGGGGGGCGTGGCCTGAGCCCTGGTCCTTCTCTTGGGGAATGGAGGTTGTGTCCTATCCCTCCTACCCCCCCTCCCCCGCTCTGACCTGCTCTGAGGGGGCGGGGCTTGAGACATCCTGCCCTGCCCTCtgactgtttcctgtttgtcaGTCTGTGCTGAGTCCTCACTGAGCGTGCCCAGAAGTAAGCTGTTGACGTGGCTGAAGGCGGTGTCtgatgacctctgacctttgaccctggAGGACCCTGCAGCCACCTCCCCTGGCGGCCTGTCGGTGTTCAGGTCCGGACTCAGACTTCTGAACAGCTGACGGACGCACGGCGGCGGTGGGCCTCTGCGCCACAGGAAGCCCTTTGGGGGGTTCTTCAGGATGCGGTTGCTGCCGGGGTCGTAGAACCTGACAGGAAGCCGTTTGTATTTGACCTTTAACCCCTGCAGGTCCAGCGGACGCCTCTTTTTCCTGCAGCGTTTAGGGGCGGAGCCTGACAGAGGTGTGTAGGTGGAGGTGGGGCTTGAGggggagcagagcaggtacACTACAGAGGTGCGAGGCTGCAGCGGCGTGATAATGTTTGAATATGACGAAGGGAGGCAGCGCCACGTCTGGACATCAGGAgtcctctctgctgcttcctGATTGGCTGACGGTGTGTTGGTTGGCGGGGCCTCAGAAGCTGGTTGACGGACAGCTGGGACGACCAATTGGACTGTCTGAGTGCTGTGACTGACTTTCACCACCTGAGGAGACAAAACCAGTTGACGAAGATGTTTTCCTTCAAACTCCAGATACTGAAAACTGACGTTCTCACCTGACACCTGGACGCCACCCTGAAGGCCcgcctctttctcttcctcctgatGTACGCTGAGTCATCTTCATCATGGTCCAATAAAGGCAGGACGCCAGGGTCTGGCCCCGCCTCCTTGTTATCACTACGCCCCTTCTTGTTGTGGCTCCTCCTACCATACCTGACAGCGATGACATCAGCAGAAAAACTACAGCTCAGTAATTTTCTTTCAGCAAATTGTGATTTTATATGTGAATACATATCACAGTACAGGTGAGTGTACATATCACAGTACAGGTGAGTGTACATATCACAGTACAGGTGAGTGTACATATCACAGTACAGGTGAGTGTACATATCACAGTACAGGTGAGTTTACATATCACAGTACAGGTGAGTTTACATATCACAGTACAGGTGAATGTATATTTCACAGTACAGGTGAGTTTACATATCACAGTAGAGGTGAGTTTACATATCACAGTACAGGTGAATGTACATATCACAGTACAGGTGAGTGTACATATCGCAGTACAGGTGAGTGTACATATCGCAGTACAGGTGAATGTACATATCACAGTACAGGTGAATGTACATATCACAGTACAGGTGAATGTACATATCACAGTACAGGTGAGTGTACATATCGCAGTACAGGTGAGTGTACATATCGCAGTACAGGTGAGTTTACATATCACAGTAGAGGTGAGTTTACATATCACAGTACAGGTGAATGTACATATCACAGTACAGGTGAGTGTACATATCGCAGTACAGGTGAGTGTACATATCGCAGTACAGGTGAATGTACATATCACAGTACAGGTGAATGTACATATCACAGTACAGGTGAATGTACATATCACAGTACAGGTGAGTGTACATATCGCAGTACAGGTGAGTGTACATATCGCAGTACAGGTGAGTTTACATATCACAGTAGAGGTGAGTTTACATATCACAGTACAGGTGAATGTACATATCACAGTACAGGTGAGTGTACATATCGCAGTACAGGTGAGTGTACATATCGCAGTACAGGTGAATGTACATATCACAGTACAGGTGAATGTACATATCACAGTACAGGTGAATGTACATATCACAGTACAGGTGAGTGTACATATCGCAGTACAGGTGAGTGTACATATCGCAGTACAGGTGAGTTTACATATCACAGTAGAGGTGAGTTTACATATCACAGTACAGGTGAATGTACATATCACAGTACAGGTGAGTGTACATATCGCAGTACAGGTGAGTGTACATATCGCAGTACAGGTGAGTGACTGTGTATATCGCAGTACAGGTGAGTGACTGTGTATATCGCAGTACAGGTGAGTGTGTATTACCTGGCCAGAGACTCTGTGTCGAAGTAGCAGATAAATCTCTCCTGTCTGAATTGTCGGACCAATTTGTCCACCTTCTCCTCGTCCTCCTGTTCGATCTGGGCCCAAGTCTTCCCCCTGAAGGACTCTGGGATATATGCTGGGGCCGGCAGGACCTCCTCTATCGGCAGAGTCCAGAAGCCCTCGTCCTTCCGGGCCCCGTCACCAGTACGCCGCTCACTGTGGAGGGCAGAGTCGAGCTGGTGCGAGTACACCTGGTCATCCAGGTCCACCTGAACGTCCATCAGGCGGCTGAGGTCCTGCTCCTCCATCTGGCTCACCTGGACAggtgtgttactgagtgttgGTCCTCGCTGTAAAACCACCTGGAGAGAAAAGTTTCTATCTTTAGAACAAATAGAAACCAATGTAATCCCCCATACCTGTGCCTCACTAACTCTTACCTGGACAGGTGAGTCCCAGTCGTCACTCTGTGTTTCCATGGAGACTGGAAGGCTGAAGTGGAAGCGCTCTGTCTCCCGCTGGTGGCAGGAAGTGGAACTGACGCCATAACAACACATCTGGATCACCTGATGTTCAACACAGAAATAAAGCACGTTAAGTTGTGTAAAGGTTTGTGAAGTGACGTCTTGAAACCAATTAACCTAAGACTAACTTTAACAAATGAGAGGATACCCCGAAGAGATGACTGTAACGAACGAGAGGATTCCCCGAAGAGATGACTGTAACAAACGGGAGGATACCCCAAAGAGGTGACTGAAACAAACGGGAGGATACCCCAAAGAGGTGACTGAAACAAACGGGAGGATACCCCAAAGAGGTGACTGTAAGGAACGAGAGGATACCCCAAAGAGGTGACTGAAACAAACGGGAGGATACCCCAAAGAGATGACTGTAAGGAACGAGAGGATACCCCAAAGAGATGACTGTAAGGAACGAGAGGATTCCCCGAAGAGATGACTGTAACGAACGAGAGGATTCCCCGAAGAGATGACTGAAACAAACGGGAGGATTCCCCGAAGAGGTGACTGAAACAAACGGGAGGATACCCCAAAGAGGTGACTGAAACAAACGGGAGGATACCCCAAAGAGGTGACTGTAAGGAACGAGAGGATACCCCAAAGAGGTGACTGAAACAAACGGGAGGATACCCCAAAGAGATGACTGTAAGGAACGAGAGGATACCCCAAAGAGATGACTGTAAGGAACGAGAGGATTCCCCGAAGAGATGACTGTAACGAACGAGAGGATTCCCCGAAGAGATGACTGAAACAAACGGGAGGATTCCCCGAAGAGGTGACTGAAACAAACGGGAGGATACCCCAAAGAGGTGACTGAAACAAACGGGAGGATACCCCAAAGAGGTGACTGTAAGGAACGAGAGGATACCCCAAAGAGGTGACTGAAACAAACGGGAGGATACCCCAAAGAGATGACTGTAAGGAACGAGAGGATACCCCAAAGAGATGACTGTAAGGAACGAGAGGATTCCCCGAAGAGATGACTGTAACGAACGAGAGGATTCCCCGAAGAGATGACTGAAACAAACGGGAGGATTCCCCGAAGAGGTGACTGAAACAAATGGGAGGATACCCCAAAGAGGTGACTGAAACAAACGGGAGGATACCCCAAAGAGGTGACTGTAAGGAACGAGAGGATACCCCAAAGAGGTGACTGTAAGGAACGAGAGGATTCCCCGAAGAGATGACTGTAACGAACGAGAGGATTCCCCGAAGAGATGACTGAAACAAACGGGAGGATACCCCAAAGAGGTGACTGTAAGGAACGAGAGGATACCCCAAAGAGATGACTGTAAGGAACGAGAGGATTCCCCGAAGAGATGACTGTAAGGAACGAGAGGATACCCCGAAGAGATGACTGTAAGGAACCCCGAAGTGATGACTGTAAGGAACGAGAGGATTCCCCGAAGAGATGACTTTAAGGAACGAGATGATACCCCAAAGAGGTGACTGAAACGAACGGGAGGATACCCCAAAGAGATGACTGTAAGGAACGAGAGGATACCCCGAAGAGATGACTTTAAGGAACCCCGAAGTGATGACTGTAAGGAACGAGAGGATTCCCCGAAGAGATGACTTTAAGGAACGAGATGATACCCCAAAGAGGTGACTGAAACGAACGGGAGGATACCCCAAAGAGATGACTGTAAGGAACGAGAGGATACCCCGAAGAGATGACTTTAAGGAACCCCGAAGTGATGACTGTAAGGAACGAGAGGATTCCCCGAAGAGATGACTTTAAGGAACGAGATGATACCCCAAAGAGGTGACTGAAACGAACGGGAGGATACCCCAAAGAGATGACTGTAAGGAACGAGAGGATACCCCGAAGAGATGACTTTAAGGAACCCCGAAGTGATGACTGTAAGGAACGAGAGGATTCCCCGAAGAGATGACTTTAAGGAACGAGATGATACCCCAAAGAGGTGACTGAAACGAACGGGAGGATACCCCAAAGAGATGACTGTAAGGAACGAGAGGATACCCCGAAGAGATGACTTTAAGGAACCCCGAAGTGATGACTGTAAGGAACGAGAGGATTCCCCGAAGAGATGACTTTAAGGAACGAGATGATACCCCAAAGAGGTGACTGAAACGAACGGGAGGATACCCCAAAGAGATGACTGTAAGGAACGAGAGGATACCCCGAAGAGATGACTTTAAGGAACCCCGAAGTGATGACTGTAAGGAACGAGAGGATTCCCCGAAGAGATGACTTTAAGGAACGAGATGATACCCCAAAGAGGTGACTGAAACGAACGGGAGGATACCCCGAAGAGATGACTGTAACGAACGGGAGGATACTCCGAAGAGATGACTGTAAGGAACGAGAGGATACCCCGAAGAGATGACTGTAAGGAACGAGAGGATACCCCGAAGAGATGACTGTAAGGAACGAGAGGATACCCCGAAGAG
This genomic window contains:
- the LOC123965941 gene encoding dystrotelin-like, with amino-acid sequence MFRLLEEHLQAWRLAVQSEQGILEDRCSEMEVTMDKLREHNLSLQGVLTQALNRMEAQQHANNTPRGVDSETNTDEEEEEVLLNVQMEAQQHANNAPQSVEEDEEEEVLLKTEDEWSEDKEKTPSPTIHLDTPVSYDTHCEEEDAAGDRFLCHPVGQQDEPEEAEPQEENTCLSEEEEKHYGTCSPEELLQETVERLKLVMETDRWRERQTGERKRAELLEAAGQVGDSIHHLVDAVRTNT
- the LOC123965940 gene encoding DBF4-type zinc finger-containing protein 2-like, whose translation is MCCYGVSSTSCHQRETERFHFSLPVSMETQSDDWDSPVQVVLQRGPTLSNTPVQVSQMEEQDLSRLMDVQVDLDDQVYSHQLDSALHSERRTGDGARKDEGFWTLPIEEVLPAPAYIPESFRGKTWAQIEQEDEEKVDKLVRQFRQERFICYFDTESLARYGRRSHNKKGRSDNKEAGPDPGVLPLLDHDEDDSAYIRRKRKRRAFRVASRCQVVKVSHSTQTVQLVVPAVRQPASEAPPTNTPSANQEAAERTPDVQTWRCLPSSYSNIITPLQPRTSVVYLLCSPSSPTSTYTPLSGSAPKRCRKKRRPLDLQGLKVKYKRLPVRFYDPGSNRILKNPPKGFLWRRGPPPPCVRQLFRSLSPDLNTDRPPGEVAAGSSRVKGQRSSDTAFSHVNSLLLGTLSEDSAQTDKQETVRGQGRMSQAPPPQSRSERGRGGRRDRTQPPFPKRRTRAQATPPQPRREGLRRAGLSRKVPGSPGPPHPPAPRRGKARRGRGCERGRR